In Bacteroidota bacterium, one DNA window encodes the following:
- the recG gene encoding ATP-dependent DNA helicase RecG: NADMLKKATYRLKFEELFYIQLDILKQRSSRIRQYQGYRFTNIGYFFNTFYEKYLPFSLTVAQKKVIREIRKDVGSGKQMNRLLQGDVGSGKTLVSLMTMLMALDNGFQACLMAPTEILANQHYETISGMLQGMNVRVELLTGSVKKSKRAVIHEGLQNGDINILIGTHALLEDVVQFKNLGLVVIDEQHRFGVAQRARMWQKNEQPPHILVMTATPIPRTLAMTVYGDLDVSVIDELPPGRKPVKTSHVYENKKATVYNFLRQRIKAGNQVYIVYPLIKESEKMDYQALEEGYMDIVGAFPPPEYTVCMLHGQMKPEEKDLAMQQFVKGDADIMVATTVIEVGVDVPNASVMVIESAERFGLSQLHQLRGRVGRGADQSYCLLMTSFKLSDDSRKRIAAIVGSTDGFEIAEADLRLRGPGDLEGTMQSGIPFNLKLANLARDGQLLEYVRGIADEILQNDPLLQKPENLLFVRQLKHLKHKEMDWSVIS, encoded by the coding sequence AAAATGCAGATATGCTAAAAAAAGCCACTTACCGGCTTAAGTTTGAGGAGTTGTTTTACATTCAGCTTGATATCCTCAAACAGCGCAGTTCGCGCATCAGGCAATATCAGGGTTACCGGTTTACCAATATCGGTTATTTTTTCAATACTTTTTATGAGAAATATTTGCCGTTTTCTCTGACTGTGGCCCAGAAGAAAGTGATTCGCGAGATACGGAAGGATGTGGGTTCTGGCAAGCAGATGAACCGCCTTTTGCAGGGCGATGTGGGAAGCGGAAAAACATTGGTCTCCCTGATGACTATGCTGATGGCTCTTGATAATGGTTTTCAGGCTTGCCTGATGGCTCCCACGGAGATTCTTGCAAACCAGCATTACGAAACCATTTCGGGGATGCTGCAGGGAATGAATGTGCGGGTGGAGTTGCTTACCGGTTCTGTAAAAAAATCGAAGCGTGCTGTTATTCACGAAGGTTTGCAAAACGGTGACATCAATATCCTGATCGGGACGCATGCCCTGCTCGAAGATGTGGTGCAGTTTAAGAATCTGGGCCTTGTTGTCATTGACGAGCAGCATCGTTTCGGTGTGGCCCAGCGGGCAAGAATGTGGCAAAAGAACGAGCAGCCTCCTCATATCCTGGTGATGACGGCTACTCCCATACCCCGTACTCTTGCAATGACCGTCTATGGCGATTTGGATGTATCGGTAATTGATGAATTGCCACCCGGGCGTAAGCCGGTGAAGACTTCTCATGTTTATGAAAACAAAAAGGCTACGGTTTATAATTTCCTTAGGCAGCGGATTAAAGCGGGTAACCAGGTTTACATCGTTTACCCGTTGATCAAGGAATCCGAAAAGATGGATTATCAGGCGCTGGAAGAAGGGTATATGGATATTGTGGGCGCTTTCCCTCCTCCGGAGTATACGGTTTGTATGCTCCACGGCCAGATGAAACCTGAAGAGAAAGACCTTGCCATGCAGCAGTTTGTAAAAGGTGATGCCGACATTATGGTTGCAACCACTGTCATTGAAGTAGGCGTGGATGTGCCCAATGCATCGGTTATGGTTATTGAAAGTGCCGAGCGTTTTGGCCTTTCACAGCTGCATCAGCTAAGAGGGCGCGTTGGGCGCGGGGCCGACCAGTCCTATTGTCTGCTGATGACATCCTTCAAACTTTCCGATGATTCGCGCAAGCGCATTGCGGCCATTGTCGGATCGACCGATGGCTTTGAAATAGCAGAGGCCGACCTGAGGCTTCGCGGACCAGGTGACCTGGAAGGTACCATGCAAAGCGGGATACCCTTTAATCTTAAACTGGCTAATTTGGCCAGAGATGGGCAGTTGCTTGAATATGTCAGGGGAATAGCCGATGAAATTCTTCAGAATGACCCTT